The DNA sequence gatataatcaTAAAACCCCTAAGTTCAATGTCCGTTCtgaaattttttcttgtttgtgtaTCGGTGGTgtgacaaattttttatttattactttaactacaaaatattataaataattgtgTAAAATAACATGCTTGGATATCCCTCCAAGTGATGAAcctaatatgaaattaataaaataattgtatttattattaaacgTGGGAAAAGCCTATaacttcaaatttataaatactcCTAAAATATTAGGGCAATAtacattcaatttttaaatatattaaggtAGATTGGtaagttctttttttattattaattttgtattaaaataatCTACGTTTCCCAAAGGGAGGCACATAAGGAAAATTTTGCGGGGgattttttatagtaaaaataacgataaatataattttaaatatatttaaataaaattataaaattacaaaatatttttctttagagTTGGAtcggtttttttatatatggtgTTCATTTCTGCTGAGTAAGCAGGTTGGAACCTTAACTCATACCGTTAGAAAGCATAGAGCATAAGTGCTATCGAGCTCAACTCCTCATATGTGTCTATCTCTAATATGTGATttattcacaaatataaaaaaaaatgttctactaaattaataaatcttaCGGCCATTTTGGTGAACAAAGATAAATTGAAGTTGATATTACTGATGCCGATGCCGATGCCGATTAGTATCGGTTTCTTGCTAACATTTTATAAAGTGTCAATAGATAATTGAAAAGAAGATTTGAACTTTAAAATGGTGCGGAGAATGTAATTAGTTAATTTAGAGGGATTAAGATAgatacatatttatatacatgATCATTTCATTCTTTGGAAATATGGAtccattataattaatattattaatgatttGTGCCGGTACGCATGAATATATGGAATCTAACTAGCATGTATCTGCAAGTGTGGcaatgtctatatatatatatttattagtcttcataactttttaaatttccACTGCAGTTCCTCTAATATTTCAATTATCCTTGCAATCACTTCTTTTTCAATTTACTTATTTCTCAATTCTTatatcagtttattttatttaaaaatccaatttttcatCGCTTAAGAAATGTATTtcctatttattaaatatattttttatttaacattgtgtatttatgtataactctataaattttcatttaatatgtaGCGTTTCGGTTTAAtatttgcttttgatatttaatattttagtttgttgcttattattttgtgtttttgtttaaaatcacTGAAGAGCATTTTTGAAAAAGTACTGAAAAGTAAATTATCAAAGGATGTccaaaaaagaaatgattttttGAGGATATGAAATAGTTCAAAGATTTTTTTGATCAAGTGAAAAAGTTAGAGGAATAATATAGACAATTTTCTCTTAatgaaacatataaaaaaaatatgagggaaaattattaaaaattagtggtgtacaatttttttgatttcttttttttacaatttaatttttgttttttaaatttgtatccAATGCTCTCAACACATTGGTGGGGAGTGTAgtctaaatttttaattttaatttaatttaaatttaaaaataaaaattttaaaaatcagagATATCTTAAAGATCCAATAAATTTAAAGGACTTTTTAGagaatagagaagaagaaaataaagaataatttgcTATTACTTTCCTTTAAATATTGTGGTTGCGTTTAATAGCATGAGAATAAAGAAGCTAGTGGAATTGAGTgctagaataaaataaatagagatGACAGAGTTATTATTTTTAGCCCTTCATAGGTAATAGAGAGGAATAATCTCAACAATAAGCTAATAATGCTCCAAAGATGGATTAGTTATTatctataaatttatattttaaatatatgttttttcatCTATAGtttcatgcacaaaaaaaaataaaataaaaaataaacataaaaatacaaataaaaaaatcaaaataaaattcttattaCATAAATTTCGGCTTAAAAGACAAAAAGGACAGTTTTtgaacatattttatttatcatgatttttgtttttcaaacatgAGAAAGGAGACCATAAATGCATGGATCCAAGATCTAAGTTTGCACGGCCAAAAATTTTGTGTGTTATTGAAAGTTTTCGTATAAAGGCCTTTACAACTCCCTAAATTTCATAATTCCAAGAAAtgtttaatttaagttttttttatgatttatatttttaaacatttatgttatggaaaataataaaaataaaaaaacctataatatattatggatttttatacataataataaccacaaaaaaatatttacataaaaaatataagttgaATTAGTAATTTATTCTGATGCTGGTTTAATGTAAATCGGagaaatctattattttttcaattataaattataaaatttgctGAAGTTAATATCCAAgatgaaaattgatttttttttaatcaaattatgcataaatttatttattttagactacaacttgatttttttaaaaaaagctaaATCATGTCCCATAATATAAcatgatttttgttatttattttgagagtCAACAAGTATTATCTCACAGAGTTAttaacatgaatttttttttgttatttttaacatgatttttttttgtcatttaccATTGAAGTAATAATTCACTGCACTAGGTGGCGgttaaaaaattctcataaaatatCCCCTATTTCTTTAATATATCATAATTtatccaaattttttaaatatcattcaACATTGCCTTTAAAAATATCACTCTAGCTCTTCttgaaacataaaataaaaactaggttTAAAAGCCGTTAATATCTTTTGAAATTGAATACGTTGTCCGTTTTGAcctctaaaataaattttaaattttttatttggtcaGAATTTGCATACAATGTCACATATGTATGAGACAACACCTTAATAaaccaaaatgaataacaacATTCCCTCTCACAGATCAAGATTCCGTCACTCATTCAGATttccttttttaaataatataattaatttaaacctAATAGTGAAATTAtgctataagaaaataaaatatataaactttaacccaaaaaatacatacattaaaaaataaccaatGATTTATTTTAGCACTAAATCCATTAGGtaagattttcataaaaagaCATGACATCAAACtctaaaattcatataaaatgaCTATCCAAATGTGTtgaagtattaattatatatttatttttagtttttattttatttttatttttttaaaataaaaatatttatcatttatttattagaaaaaaataaaaaaacattaaaaaaatgaatctcATAGAGCATCTTGGAAAATCCCACGCCTACGCCGCCTTCTACCACAAAGAAAGCGAAAGCAACTGCTAACGTAACAAGAACTAGAAGACCATTGACAATCCCCCCAAGTTTTACCTAGACCAAAATAACAACAACGGCGGCGACATGCGTCAACGGTCGACCACCCACACGCACGCGCATAAtccctcatcctcctcctcgcGTTCTCTCAAACCCCccgaaaataaacaaataaaataaactaaaataaaaaaaaactcgtACGCGCCCCCACTACCACAAAGCCAATCCCCTCGTTCATTCTTCCCATAAAGCCCCTTCCCCATCACTCTGTAGAATAACTTTTCCTTTTTCCCCCcacttttcctttattttaaattaaattaaaatttttaaatttcacttATTCAGTCAGTCATAACGTTACCCCCTCTCTCTCTACAATCAGACGATGAACTCCTCGCTGGCAAGTACCacataaaggaaagaaaaaaccTCTCTAAATTTCCCCTTTTACCCCTTCTCACACCTGCTTTCCCTTCTCTCTCTTATCCCCTTCTCTCTTTCCCTCCTTCTCTTCCCTCCCACCAAGCCCTAGATCTACTCTCCGATTCCCCTTCCAATCATTCTCTGATGTGATCTCCCtcccttctttctctctctctttccatCCTTCCTTTTGATTACTGAAACAACTAGTAGATTATATGGGTTGCGCCGGCTCGAAGCTGGACGACTTGCCAGCGGTGGCGCTATGCCAGAAACGCACCCAGTTCTTGGCAGACGCCATCCGGCACCGCTACGTTTTGGCCGACGCTCACGCCTCTTACGCCCGCTCTCTCCGCTCCGTCGGCGTCTCTTTGCACCGTTTGCTCGATGGCGCGGCCGCCCTCCCTCCTCCGTCCTCGCCGGTGCTCCCTCTCCCTACACAACGCAAGGGTGACCCTTTGCCcccttcttcctctcctcctcccCCTCCTGCTGCTGTTCATCATCAGCGTCACGGTCATGGTCACTCCCATTCTGGATCTCACATCAACTTCCACTCCGACTCGGATTCCGATTCCGACTCACCTCTCCACTCCCCCGGCTCGTCACCGCCTCACCATCTCCACCGCGACGTCGAGCTTGATTCTGAACATGAGGTGGGCCCCACCACCTACACAAATCTTAGCTACGCCCGCAACCACCCCACAGCCTCTTCCGTCTCCTACGAGCAACCACTACCACCACCGCCTCAGTCTCACTATTCCGGATATTCATATCCCTATCCTTATCCTCCTCCCGACCAAAgccctccttcttcttcctcttatcCTTCCTATTCTTATCCCTATGCCTATTCCAGCTATGGCGGCTTCTTCGGCTCCTCTTCTCCGCCTCCCGTTGCGATgacgccgccgccgccgccgcatGCGGCGTCATCTTCTAAGGCCCCGCCACCGCCACCTCCGCCGCCGAGCTCATCTTCTTGGGATTTCTTGAATGTTTTTGAGTCTTATGACAACTACTACCCGACTTATACCCCGAGCCGGAGCTCTAAGGAGGTGAGGGAGGAGGAGGGCATCCCTGATCTGGAGGATGAGGAGCATGAGGTTGTCAAGGAAGCTTATAGTGATCATCAGAAGTTTGTGGGTACCAGTTCTCCTGCTAAGCCCCCGGCGGCTAAGGTTGAGGAGATCGGTGGTCTTGCTGAGGAACCGCCTTACAAGCGAGGTCCTTCTGAggttgaggatgaggatgaggcGCCGGTGGTGGAGAAGAATGTGGTTGCTGATGAGGTACTTCAGAGTGATGATCGGCGCAGTGCTGCGGCACCTTTGGCTAATCTTAGGAAGTACCATGGGATTTCTGATGTTGCTGGGGAGATCAAGACTCAGTTTGAGAAGGCTTCTGATACTGTTGATGAGCTCTCGAAAATGCTGGAGGTTGGCAAGCTTCTTTATCATCAGAAGAATTCTGTGATTCATGGTGATCAATCTCCTCCTTTCTCTTTccttctatatatttttttttttaaaaattgtttcttGATTGCTAATCATCAAGTTCATCACATGAAATTTATTCAACATTTTTGAATGAATAGTTTCAAAAATGATGTGTTTGATGGGTCCATCAACTTCACAAAATGATGAGTTGTTGGTTTACGAAGAAGATAAGGCCATGGGTTCGGGAAACCTCTCGTCCACTTTACAGAAACTGTACATTTGGGAGAAGAAGCTCTATGAGGAAGTCATGGTAATGCTcctgtaatttattttttaagaattccactgttccttcttcttcatccttttcttcttttaatattgatatattttgCCTTATTTGATTGTGATTCCTCTGGATGTGAATGATTAGTTAGTgagttttatttgtttagtcGATGACTGGTATTGTTTTACTAGAATTTTGGATCTATTCTGTAATTTTATGCCTTCTTTATTCTCTGCTTCGTGGTGGCTCTTAACTTAGCTCCATATACAATGATTCTCCCTATATTTTAATGCTATGGTATCCTTTTGTTGAAGTATTTCTTACATTGGTCCCTATCTGTACCACATTTACACCTTTTTGTTGCTTCACATAAATTTCTCAAATTATTTAAGTGGACCATGTCTACTTCCTCATTTGTCGCATGAACACTCactaattttatcatattcagACGCTGGCTTTGTCCTGACTTGATGGTACGTTTGTTGGCTGATTCCCATTCCAATAATCATCTCTACGTTTTTGTTTGATTCTCTTCAAGAATTGAGAGCATGTCTCTTTTCATCATGCTTTTATTTCTGCTCAATGCTCGTTCCGTATTCTGCACCTTTTGTATGATAGTTCCTTTCATTCTTCTCATCTTGTATTTCCAATATGATGAAGACCTAACTGGTCAGATTAAATTAATGAAACTTGTCGTTTACCTTGTCCGACGATTCATCTTGCCTGTTAAATATTTCCAAtattgtgaagaccaaactgATCTTATTAAACTGATGGAACCTGTCATTAGTCTCATTATCATATCGCTCGTTGACTGCCTTCggttttgttgtcttttttgtgATCACTTTTTCGGTAATTCCAGAGTCACTAGTTTATACAGTCCACTTTTTGACTAAGATAGCTTAGTTTTTGTTGCTACGCAATGCCTTTTGATAAAATTCACTATTTTTCAGACTGAGGAAAAGTTGCGGGTACTGCGTGAACGGAAAGTCAAGCGACTTAAACACCTGGACGAAAGGGGAGCAGAGGCCCATAAAGTTGATTCCACTCAAGTTGAGATCAGAAAGTTATCAACAAAGATTCGAATAGCAATTCAGGTTGTTGAATccatttcaaaaagaataaaCAAGCTAAGGGATGAAGAATTATGGCCACAAATTAATGAATTGATTCAAGGGTATGGAATTAAGCTACTTCTCAATAAGATTTCAAGTACACTGATTATCCTTTTTCCTGCATTTGCTCATCTTCATCTATCTAAAATATATCTGTTCAATGATCCATGCTAAGTATGATTAACCAGAGCTCCGGATTAACTTTCTCTAGACCACAATAAGATATTCTGCATATAGatctcaatattattatttatctctTAGATCTCGTGTTGattatgtataaaaatttaacagCAATTATACCTGAATCCTGTCAGATGCAAATTCATTTTGAGGATTGCAGTACAATTAGCCTGTAGGAGCTGAGAAGGCAATTTATGAGCTCAGAATGTTTTCCTAATAATCACCATTCTGAAGCATTATTCATCAAGACCTTCACCATATAAGATACTTAATGATTGAAAATTACATTTCTGGAGGTATTATGAATATCTATTATTGGATATGCCAAATATAGAATTTGTTAGGTGACAGATTCTTGAAAATTCTCATAATTGtttcaaaatcaattttaatttaatccaTGCCTATTTTAAAGTCATAGCTCAACATCAgcggtgtggattctctatttgcATGGTCCTTGGATATCTTGCATTGTTCATATCAGAGCCAGCCATTTGATGCTCTTGTCTACTTGGATTCATATGTTCATATTTTCTAAGTGTGATATCTTGGACGGTGAGTATGCAGAGATTGTTTCCATCTCTCTTTGCTTGTGTCTATTTCATACATAAGATCAGTTATGGGACTATTGGAGATTACTGAAACCACCACTCTATGTATTTATGACACTTTAAAAGGAAACCTATGTGATCCTTCCATTTCCTCCAACAATTCACATTCAAGGTGTAAATAAAGCTTCTGTGGTATTAATTTCCATTTAAGCTTGCTTCCTCATACTCCTGGAAGTAGTTGGTTCCTAATCcttgtttgaatttttcctgTCTTTTGGTCTTCTTCCTTCCAtcacatttttgtttgtttcagAGTATGTGCCTTCTGTGAGATTTGAAGGTCAAACTCCAGCTTatctttcttttagtttctcATTTGTTGAAGTTTATGTAAGGGTTTTACTGATTTTAGTATGATAGTTATATTGGTCCCTTTGGTTTGTGGCAAACTTTGGTTGTGCGAAACATGCAACATCTTCTGACTGTTTACTTTTAGCTTTACATGCCTATATGTGGTTTATTTCAGGGACattgagatttaaaatttgtttattccTGTTTCATGTTCAGTTTTCTGCAACGTAACAATGGCTGTTTCCGGTGACATTTCAGTTTATTCCACATGGcattacaaa is a window from the Dioscorea cayenensis subsp. rotundata cultivar TDr96_F1 chromosome 2, TDr96_F1_v2_PseudoChromosome.rev07_lg8_w22 25.fasta, whole genome shotgun sequence genome containing:
- the LOC120270364 gene encoding protein ALTERED PHOSPHATE STARVATION RESPONSE 1-like, which produces MGCAGSKLDDLPAVALCQKRTQFLADAIRHRYVLADAHASYARSLRSVGVSLHRLLDGAAALPPPSSPVLPLPTQRKGDPLPPSSSPPPPPAAVHHQRHGHGHSHSGSHINFHSDSDSDSDSPLHSPGSSPPHHLHRDVELDSEHEVGPTTYTNLSYARNHPTASSVSYEQPLPPPPQSHYSGYSYPYPYPPPDQSPPSSSSYPSYSYPYAYSSYGGFFGSSSPPPVAMTPPPPPHAASSSKAPPPPPPPPSSSSWDFLNVFESYDNYYPTYTPSRSSKEVREEEGIPDLEDEEHEVVKEAYSDHQKFVGTSSPAKPPAAKVEEIGGLAEEPPYKRGPSEVEDEDEAPVVEKNVVADEVLQSDDRRSAAAPLANLRKYHGISDVAGEIKTQFEKASDTVDELSKMLEVGKLLYHQKNSVIHVSKMMCLMGPSTSQNDELLVYEEDKAMGSGNLSSTLQKLYIWEKKLYEEVMTEEKLRVLRERKVKRLKHLDERGAEAHKVDSTQVEIRKLSTKIRIAIQVVESISKRINKLRDEELWPQINELIQGFVRMWKAMLECHRIQCHAISEVKSLESIASGGKLSDALMDLMLQLELELLEWIGNFSAWVIAQKNYVKALNGWLILCLHYEPEETADGIAPFSPGRLGAPPVFVICNYWAQALDRISEREVVDAMNAFAMNVKYLWEQQNFEQRQRLVAANDIDRWSRTRDRETQTINRAFDALNKKLVLVSGQDGAPVYGQIVSQAHNMEIKGMQLGLRQIFETMENFTGCTVKAYEELNARAEEERIARDNAKLS